From the Heliangelus exortis chromosome 14, bHelExo1.hap1, whole genome shotgun sequence genome, one window contains:
- the LOC139802543 gene encoding uncharacterized protein: protein MAAGKAEAPHSSLGLLGISAGSLLLAVHFYSLPRATPLIPTTALGALLLILSSLLAYTGIWRSLRNASLFLSLCLTTSVFWCGYGVIIILGEQKALHNVGDFHDALVPGLVTFSLALLLLAVVGFLCRDLILALVASALSLASAHEVALHYSTAVGSSAVACNYLIVCLVGGYFSLGRILYFLSKQKITLPGTDLAKKKTRDQLQGSSGSVNHFAVTGLILNMLSASVFGCRLLGVTAQLLTCQVPWLWAAGIYQLGICLLSYRAMDVLMATFFGLTSILKLAGGYCLLYPLWQPEEPSFPAPVLVVFSILFGVLALFLALKSPVDALYLLLYVAYCIALACHPKGFFAGGPQGVDVAIFVASALMTLLHLYNGKAGAKIPTGKDAVRALLARGRFPKLREGAALHAPYLGYSKYADAEVLGYACSVLASFAITVPGDPQAPLATVVIPWVVVAGGILKLLSGSVAFARGKTLESCAFILYAVMWVIWGLTRYGGLHSTTRSFHAAVGIIAFMLFNGFIVFCTLFLNISWFFYSLTFFLITVSFLLDAIRALPAGYDIAATLIFGLVSFYCFLSALFNSIFEGSCLPVGRAIVQLSGAGGAVAKCPHLPARKASSVKRIADILKNGGTCGIPTDTVYVLVAACNRPDAVEKAHQSKRQAQDRPMSLWISSLKQLEPAKHLFTPLLWDFMEAAWPSPISLVVPRGEWVDILGMKDSAKYVGTPQSIAIRIPDCSVTTHLIDLVGPIAVTSANPTGEADTTHHNQVYAKLGDKVDAVLCDGPSPENIASTVVDCTKIDSGNIGFFRVGIIPKSQVLQILEQVQKKHSLGANRGSCTPKGQEGDVNCGHTVHNGVGMAALEETTLSPEDGTRL from the exons ATGGCTGCGGGGAAGGCGGAGGCACCGCATTCCTCCCTCGGGCTCCTGGGCATTTCCGCAG gATCACTCCTCCTGGCAGTGCATTTCTACAGCTTGCCCAGAGCCACCCCTCTGATCCCCACCACAGCTCTCGGGGCCCTCCTCTTGATTTTATCCTCTCTTTTGGCATATACAG GAATCTGGAGAAGCCTAAGAAATGCCTCCCTCTTCTTGTCTCTCTGCCTGACCACCTCCGTCTTCTGGTGTGGCTATGGAGTGATCATCATCCTGGGAGAGCAGAAAGCTCTGCACAACGTTGGTGATTTCCACGATGCCCTGGTGCCTGGGCTGGTCACGTTCAGCCTGGCACTCCTGCTCCTGGCAGTTGTGGGCTTCCTCTGCAGAGACCTCATCCTGGCTCTGGTTGCTTCTGCTCTCTCCCTTGCCAGTGCTCACGAGGTTGCCCTGCATTACAGCACAGCTGTTGGTTCCTCTGCTGTGGCTTGCAACTATCTGATTGTCTGCTTGGTTGGGGGTTATTTCAGCCTGGGGAGGATCCTCTATTTCctaagcaaacagaaaatcaccCTGCCTGGCACAGATCTGGCCAAGAAAAAGACCCGTGACCAGCTCCAAGGCAGCAGTGGCAGTGTGAACCATTTTGCAGTCACGGGGCTGATCCTGAACATGCTCTCTGCCAGTGTCTTTGGCTGCAGGCTCCTGGGAGTCACTGCCCAGCTCCTCACGTGCCAGGTGCCCTGGCTCTGGGCAGCTGGCATCTACCAGCTTGGCATCTGCCTCCTGTCCTACCGTGCAATGGATGTGTTGATGGCCACTTTCTTTGGTCTCACGTCCATCCTGAAGCTGGCTGGAGGCTATTGCCTCCTGTACCCCCTCTGGCAGCCAGAGGAGccctctttccctgctcccGTCCTGGTGGTTTTCTCCATTCTTTTCGGGGTCTTGGCTCTTTTTCTGGCTCTGAAGAGCCCGGTGGACGCCCTCTACTTGCTGCTTTACGTGGCCTACTGCATTGCCTTAGCTTGTCACCCCAAGGGGTTTTTTGCGGGCGGCCCCCAAGGCGTGGACGTGGCCATCTTCGTGGCCTCAGCCTTGATGACCCTGCTTCACCTGTACAACGGGAAGGCAGGGGCCAAGATCCCGACAGGGAAGGACGCTGTGCGGGCCCTGCTGGCTCGCGGCCGTTTCCCCAAGCTCCGGGAAGGAGCAGCCCTGCACGCTCCCTACCTCGGCTACTCCAAGTATGCGGATGCAGAAGTGCTTGGCTACGCCTGCAGTGTCCTGGCCTCTTTTGCCATAACAGTGCCAGGGGACCCACAGGCTCCCCTCGCTACCGTCGTAATCCCGTGGGTGGTGGTAGCAGGTGGGATCCTGAAGCTGCTGAGCGGCTCGGTGGCCTTTGCCCGGGGTAAAACCTTGGAGAGCTGTGCCTTCATCCTCTATGCTGTCATGTGGGTCATCTGGGGCTTGACAAGGTATGGTGGCCTCCACAGCACCACCAGAAGCTTCCACGCTGCGGTAGGCATCATTGCCTTCATGCTCTTCAACGGCTTCATTGTCTTCTGCACGCTCTTCTTGAACATCTCCTGGTTCTTTTACTCTCTCACTTTCTTTCTCATCACCGTCAGCTTCTTGCTGGATGCCATCCGTGCCCTTCCAGCTGGCTATGACATTGCTGCCACTCTCATCTTTGGCCTGGTCAGCTTTTACTGCTTCCTCTCTGCCCTCTTCAACAGCATCTTTGAGGGCTCCTGCTTGCCAGTGGGCAGAGCCATTGTGCAGCTcagtggtgctgggggagcagtGGCCAAGTGCCCTCACCTGCCTGCCAGGAAAGCTTCTTCAGTCAAGAGAATTGCAG ATATCCTGAAGAATGGAGGGACCTGTGGCATCCCCACAGACACTGTCTATGTGCTGGTGGCAGCCTGTAATCGCCCTGATGCTGTGGAGAAAGCTCACCA GTCCAAGCGCCAGGCTCAGGATCGCCCCATGTCACTCTGGATTTCCAGCTTAAAGCAACTGGAGCCTGCAAAGCATTTGTTCACTCCCCTCCTCTGGGACTTCATGGAGGCTGCCTGGCCATCTCCCATTAGCCTGGTGGTTCCCCGGG gggAGTGGGTGGACATCCTGGGCATGAAGGACTCTGCTAAGTACGTGGGGACCCCCCAGAGCATCGCCATCCGCATCCCCGACTGCTCGGTCACCACACACCTCATCGACCTG GTTGGCCCCATTGCAGTCACCTCAGCCAACCCAACAGGAGAGGCAGACACCACCCACCACAACCAAGTGTATGCCAAGCTGGGAGATAAG GTGGATGCAGTTCTTTGTGATGGGCCCTCCCCAGAGAACATTGCCTCCACTGTTGTGGACTGCACCAAAATCGACAGTGGAAACATAGGGTTCTTCAGAGTTGGGATCATCCCTAAGTCCCAG GTGCTGCAGATACTGGAGCAGGTGCAGAAGAAGCACAGCTTGGGTGCTAACAGAGGCAGCTGCACCCCAAAAGGCCAGGAAGGAGATGTGAATTGTGGGCACACTGTGCACAACGGGGTGGGCATGGCTGCCTTGGAGGAGACCACGCTGTCCCCTGAGGATGGCACCCGCCTCTGA